From a region of the Mercurialis annua linkage group LG1-X, ddMerAnnu1.2, whole genome shotgun sequence genome:
- the LOC126661560 gene encoding homeobox-leucine zipper protein ATHB-8, whose translation MMAVTSSVCKDGGSKIAMDNGKYVRYTPEQVEALERLYHDCPKPSSMRRQQLIRECPILSNIEPKQIKVWFQNRRCREKQRKEASRLQAVNRKLNAMNKLLMEENDRLQKQVSQLVYENSYFRQHTQNTTNLATTDTNNSCESVVTSGQHHLTPQHPPRDASPAGLLSIAEETLAEFLSKATGTAVEWVQMPGMKPGPDSIGIVAISHGCPGVAARACGLVGLEPTRVAEILKDRPSWFRDCRAVDVLNALSTGNGGTIELIYMQLYAPTTLAPARDFWLLRYTSVLEDGSLVVCERSLNNTQNGPSMPPTQHFVRAELLPSGYLIRPCEGGGSIIHIVDHMDLEPWSVPEVLRPLYESSTLLAQKTTMAALRHLRQISQEISQPNVSGWGRRPAALRALSQRLSKGFNEAVNGFTDEGWSMLESDGIDDVTVLVNSSPSKMMGLNITYAGGFPSMSNGVLCAKASMLLQNVPPAILLRFLREHRSEWADSGIDAYASAAVKAGPCTLPVARAGGFGGQVILPLAHTIEHEEFMEVIKLENMGYRDDMIMPGDIFLLQLCSGVDENSVGTCAELVFAPIDASFSDDAPIIPSGFRIIPLDSKMDATSPNRTLDLASALEVGPAGNKASGDLLGHCGSTKSVMTIAFQFAFEIHLQENVASMARQYVRSVIASVQRVALALSPSGFGSNPCLRPPPGTPEAHTLARWICQSYRCYLGVELLKNEGSESVLKSLWHHTDAVMCCSLKALPVFTFANQAGLDMLETTLVALQDITLEKIFDDNGRKTLCSEFPQIMQQGFMWLEGGICLSSMGRPVSYERAVAWKVLNEEETAHCFCFMFINWSFV comes from the exons ATGATGGCGGTAACTTCATCAGTGTGTAAAGATGGAGGAAGCAAAATAGCAATGGACAATGGAAAATACGTTAGATACACACCAGAACAGGTCGAAGCACTTGAAAGGCTCTACCATGATTGTCCTAAACCGAGCTCTATGCGCCGTCAGCAATTGATTAGAGAGTGTCCTATTCTCTCTAATATTGAACCTAAGCAGATCAAAGTTTGGTTTCAAAATCGAAG ATGCAGGGAGAAGCAGAGAAAAGAAGCTTCACGGCTTCAAGCTGTGAATAGGAAGTTGAATGCTATGAATAAATTGTTAATGGAGGAGAATGATAGGTTACAGAAGCAGGTGTCTCAGCTGGTCTATGAGAACAGCTACTTTCGCCAACACACACAAAAT ACCACCAATCTAGCCACCACAGACACGAACAACAGTTGTGAATCGGTGGTGACTAGCGGTCAACACCATCTGACTCCTCAGCATCCACCAAGGGATGCCAGCCCTGCAGG ACTTTTGTCCATTGCAGAGGAGACTTTAGCAGAGTTTCTTTCAAAGGCTACTGGAACTGCTGTGGAGTGGGTCCAAATGCCTGGGATGAAG CCTGGTCCGGATTCCATTGGAATCGTTGCTATTTCTCATGGTTGCCCTGGTGTGGCAGCACGTGCATGCGGCCTTGTGGGTCTAGAACCCACTAGA GTTGCGGAAATCCTCAAAGATCGGCCATCATGGTTTCGTGATTGCCGAGCTGTGGATGTTCTAAATGCATTGTCCACTGGAAATGGTGGAACTATTGAATTGATTTACATGCAG CTCTATGCGCCTACGACTTTGGCTCCAGCTCGTGACTTCTGGTTACTTCGTTATACCTCTGTTTTGGAGGATGGTAGTCTTGTG GTTTGTGAGAGATCACTTAACAATACCCAGAACGGTCCCAGTATGCCACCTACTCAGCATTTTGTGAGAGCAGAACTGCTGCCCAGTGGGTATCTGATTAGACCTTGTGAAGGAGGTGGATCAATTATTCATATAGTTGACCACATGGACTTAGAG cCATGGAGTGTACCTGAAGTGTTGCGCCCCCTTTATGAGTCATCAACATTGCTAGCTCAGAAGACAACAATGGCG GCTTTAAGACATCTAAGACAGATTTCTCAAGAAATTTCTCAGCCAAATGTCTCTGGTTGGGGAAGAAGACCAGCTGCTTTACGTGCACTTAGTCAGAGATTGAGCAA AGGCTTTAACGAAGCTGTTAATGGGTTTACTGATGAGGGGTGGTCTATGCTGGAAAGTGATGGCATAGATGACGTTACGGTTCTTGTCAACTCATCTCCCAGCAAAATGATGGGTCTGAATATAACATATGCTGGTGGATTTCCATCTATGAGCAATGGAGTGCTTTGTGCAAAGGCATCGATGTTGTTACAA AATGTTCCTCCAGCAATACTTCTCAGATTCTTGCGTGAACATCGATCAGAATGGGCAGATAGTGGTATTGATGCTTATGCTTCCGCTGCTGTGAAAGCTGGTCCCTGTACCTTGCCAGTGGCTCGAGCTGGAGGTTTCGGGGGTCAGGTTATTCTTCCCCTGGCTCACACAATTGAGCATGAAGAG TTTATGGAGGTAATTAAACTTGAAAATATGGGCTACCGGGACGATATGATTATGCCTGGTGACATCTTCCTCTTGCAA CTTTGCAGTGGAGTAGACGAGAATTCTGTTGGGACCTGCGCTGAACTTGTATTTGCTCCCATTGATGCTTCTTTTTCTGATGATGCGCCTATTATTCCATCCGGCTTCCGCATCATTCCTCTTGATTCAAAAATG GATGCCACTAGTCCAAACCGTACACTTGACCTCGCCTCTGCTCTCGAAGTTGGACCTGCTGGAAACAAAGCCTCTGGTGATCTATTAGGCCATTGTGGGAGCACAAAATCAGTAATGACAATAGCATTCCAATTTGCTTTTGAAATCCACCTTCAAGAAAATGTGGCTTCCATGGCTCGGCAATATGTTCGTAGTGTTATAGCATCCGTTCAGAGGGTGGCACTGGCCCTCTCTCCATCTGGTTTTGGCTCTAACCCTTGTCTCCGGCCACCTCCTGGCACTCCGGAAGCTCACACGCTTGCACGTTGGATATGCCAAAGCTATCG GTGCTATCTAGGTGTGGAACTACTCAAAAATGAAGGAAGTGAATCTGTTCTGAAATCACTATGGCATCACACGGATGCGGTTATGTGCTGTTCTTTGAAG GCTCTTCCTGTATTTACATTTGCAAATCAGGCAGGACTCGACATGCTCGAGACAACTTTGGTTGCGCTTCAGGACATCACACtggaaaaaatatttgatgACAATGGAAGGAAGACTTTGTGCTCAGAGTTTCCACAGATAATGCAGCAG GGGTTTATGTGGCTTGAGGGTGGTATCTGCTTGTCAAGTATGGGAAGACCAGTATCATATGAGAGAGCAGTGGCATGGAAGGttttaaatgaagaagaaacaGCTCACTGCTTTTGCTTTATGTTCATTAATTGGTCTTTTGTCTAA